A region of the Paracoccaceae bacterium genome:
CGCAGCAGCTCGGCCGCGCGGGCGGGCGGCAGGCCGGTTTCGAGACCGAGGGGGTGATGGATCATCGCGACCAGCGGCGCGGCCACGGTGGCAAGACCGGCGGTGTCGATGGCACCATAGACGAGGCCATCGAGGATCAGCGGCGCATCCGGCGGCAGGGCGGCAAGGGTGCGCACCGTTTCGGCGGTGTCGGCGGGCGTGGGATCGGGAAAGCCGGCCGGCAGTTCGACATGCGCGACCGGGCGGCCCTGCGCGCGCAGCGACAGCAGCAGGTTCTTTTCGTAGATGAAGCCGCCGGTCTTGCGGTCGATGTCACCGGGGATGGCAAAGGCGGCGGGGCGCATGGGATCACCTGTGCAGCTGTTCGGGCGCAAACCGCAGCAGGACGCGGCGTTCCACCCTGCCGACGGCCGCATAGCCGACCGCGGCAGTCAGCGCCATGACGGCGACGGCGGCCCACATCTGCGTCCAGCCCGAGGTCGAGGGGGTGAGCGCCATCAGCCCGCCCATGCCGATGCCGGTTGCCAGCCATTCGGCCGTGGTGGCGGCCAGGATCGCGGCGGGCAGCGCCATGCGGGCGGCGGCGAAGAAGGCGGGCAGCATGGCGGGCACCTGCACCAGCCACAGACGGTGCAGCGGGCGAGCGGCATAGCTGGCCAGCAGGTCGCGCAACGGCGGCGGCACACGCGACAGGCCCGAGAGGCAGGCGACGAGCGTGGGGAAGAAGATCATCGTGGCGACAATGGCGATGGTGCCGACGGCGCCGCGCCCGAGCGCCAGCACGATCAGCGGCGCGGTGGTCAGGATCGGCACGGCGCGCAGGGCGATGGCCAGCGGCATGGCGACGGCACCGACACCGGGGCGCGCCGCGATCGCCAGCGCCAGCCCCGCACCAAGCGCCAGCCCGGCAAGATAGCCCGGAACGGTCAGCACCATGGTCTGCGCCCAGGCGGCGGCCAGCGTGGCCCGGTGGGCGGCGGCCCCGGGCGCGGTGACCAGCCAGGCCCAGACATCGGCGGGCCGCTTGGCAAAGAACGGGTGCAGGCCCGCAAGCTCCATCGCGGCATGCCACAGCGCGACGGCGGCGACCGCGGCGATGGCAAGGCCAAGCATCCCGCGAAGGGCGCGGGCGGCGCCCGAGGCCGCCGCATGGGCGGGCGGCGGAGCCATCAGCAGCGCGGGCGGCGCCACCGCAAGCCGGGCGCCCGCCGCGCCCACTGCAGCATAGGCCGCAACCGACAGGCCCGCCGCCACCGCCGCCACCGCCCAGAGACCCGCCACGTCGATTTCCCGCATGGCGCGGATGGTCAGCACGCCCAGGCCGCGCTCGGCCCCGGTGAATTCACCCACCATCGCGCCCAGCACGGCCGCCGGGGTGGCGATCTGGAGACCGGCCACCAGATAGGGCAGCGCCGCCGCGGCGCGGATGCGCCACAGTTCATCCAGCCGTCCGCCGCCATAGCTGCGCACCAGATCGAACCAGGCGGCGGGGGCGGCCCGAAGGCCGACCATCAGGGCGAGGAAGGTGGTGTAATAGACGGCAAGCGCCGCCAGCGTCACCTGCGGCCCGGCGCCGGTGCCCCAGAGCGCGCGCAGGATCGGGCCCGTGGCGACCAGCGGAAGGCAGAACACCAGCAGCGCCAGCACGCCCACCAGCCGTTCCACCCGCGGAACCGCAAGGCACAGCGCGGCCAGCGCCACGGCCACAAGATTGCCCGCCACGAATCCCAGGGCCGCGTTCTGCAGGGTGATCGCCGTGGCGCGGACCACGAGCCCGGCATGCGACGACAGCCAGCCCGCAACCTCGACCGGACCGGCGATCATGGCGAGGCCCGCAAAGGCACGGGCCGCGGTTTCCCACAGGACGAGCGTGGCCAGCCCGCCGGCAGCGGCGGCAGCGATCGCCCGCGCCGTCATTCGGCGGCCAGCGGCCGGTCGCCCGCCGCGCCGTCCCACAGCGCCGCCGACACCCTGTCGACGAGGTCGTGGAAGCCGGGGGTGCGTGTCAGGTCGCGGGCGCGCGGGCGCGGCAGGTCGATGGCGATATCGGCCACCACGCGGGCCGGGCGGGCCGAGAACACGATCACCCGGTCCGACAGGAGCACCGCCTCGGCCACCGAATGCGTCACGAGCAGCGTGGTGGTGCCGCGCGTCTCCCACAGTTTCGGCAGATCCTCGTTCAGGCGCAGGCGGGTCAGTTCGTCGACGGCCCCGAAGGGTTCGTCAAGCAGCAGCAGGCCGGGCGCCGTGGCCAGGCAGCGGGCGATGGCGGCGCGCTGGCGCATGCCCCCTGAAAGCTCGGCCGGACGCCGGTCTTCCCAGCCCTGCAGCCCGACAAGATGGATCAGCCGGTCCACCGCCTGCGGATCGGGCGCGCGGCGCGACAGGGTCAGGGCAAGCGCCACATTGCCCCGCACCGTCCGCCAGGGCAGCAGCGCCGCGTCCTGGAAGGCGACGGCAAGCCCCGCCCGCGTGGTGACCTGCGCAGGCGTTTCGTCGCCGATGGCGACCGTGCCCGTCGTCGGCACGTCGAGCCCGGCGATCAGGCGCAGCAGCGTGGACTTGCCGCAGCCTGACGGACCGACAAGCGCGGTGGTCCGGCCCGCCGCGAAGGACAGGGTCAGCGGCGACAGGGCCTGCACCCTGCCCTGCCCCTGCCCCCAGGCCATCGACAGATCCGATATCCGGACCTCGGGCGGTGCGGGGTGGTCAGGCACCCCGCACCTCTTCGAGGATCGAGCGGTCCCACAGGTCAGGCGTGACCGCATGGCCCAGCAGCGCAAGCGTCTGGATGTTGGCCGCGACGGTTTCGTCGGTAAACCAGCCGAAGCCCATGGCATCGGTCAGGTCCGAGAACATCAGCGGCACCTGGCGCGCGGCCTGCAGTTCCTGCGTCGGCAGATCGAGGCCCTGATCGGGATGCAGGGCGACGGTCAGCGCGGCGGCGGCGGCAGGGTCGGCGCGATAGTCGGTCCAGCCGCGCAGCTCGCCCCGCATCAGCGCCACCAGATCGGCGCGGCGGTTGGCCAGGCTGTCGTCGGTCGCGATATAGGTCTGGGAATGCAGGGCATAGCCGTGATCGGCCATCAGCATCACCTCGTTGGCGATGCCCCGCTGCGTCATGGCGACGGGCAGGTCGGTGGCCCAGCACAGCAGGCAGTCGACCTCGCCCGAGATCAGGGGGGCCGCGTCATAGAGCGTGGGGACGACGGCAATGCTGTTCACGTCGATCCCGTTCAGGGTGCAGAGCGCGGTCAGCACCGGCATGTTGGCAAGCGCCATGCCGATCCGCTTGCCCGGCAGGTCGGCGGGGCTGCGCACCGGATTGACCGGCAGCGATGCGATGGCGAAGGGGTTCTTCTGCATCGCCACGCCGATGATGCGGAAGGGCGCGCCCTGCGCCACGGCCGCGGCGGTATAGTCGGCCGCCGATATGCCGACCAGGGCCTGCCCCGACACGACGGGCGGTTCCACGGGGGCATTGGGCCCGCCGGGGTTCAGCGCGACCTCCAGCCCGGCCTCGCGCCAGTAGCCCCGGTCGGCGGCGATATAGCTGCCGCCGAACTGCACCGAATGCAGCCAGGACAGTTGCAGCGCGACCCGCGTCTCGGCGCGCGCGGGGCGAACGAGTGCCCCGGCGCCGAACGCCGCGGTGGCGACCGACATGAGGCGGCGGCGGGTGAGGAGCGAGGTCATCGGCGGAATTCTCCCTTTGCCGCGCAAGGGTAGCAGGCGGCGCGGCGTGTTCAATGGCAGTGCGGGTTGTGTCAGGGTGTCGTGAAGGCGGCAAGGAACCGGTCGCGGAAATCCGCCATCGGCCATCGCGGCGTATCGGGGCCCGGGATCAGGCCGGGCGTCAGGCCCCAGCCCGCCAGCGGGGCAAGCGCCTCGGGCGGCCCGATGACATGCAGCGGAACATCGGGGCTGCCGGTCTGGCTGACGAAGGCGGCGGGGGGATGGTCGCCCAGGATCAGGATCAGCGGCGCATCTGCCCCGCCCTGCCGCGCCGCATCGGCAAGTGCGGCGGACAGCGCATAGTCGAGCGACTGGCGATACTGGTCGCGGATCCGGTCGGGATCGCGCCAGACCACCTCGGGCGGGTCACCGGCGGCCATGGCATCGAATTCGGTGCCGTCGCCCACCGCGTCCCAGGGGATCAGGCGCGGCACCGGCACCCAGGGCGCATGCGACGAGATCAGCGCAACCTGCGCAAAGACCGGGCGCGGATCGGGCGGCAGCCGATCCGGCCAGCGGGCCAGGGTGAACTGGTCGGGCATCGTGACCCAGTTGAACGGCAGCCCGCGATACCCCATGGCATCCCGGTCAAGCAGCGTGTCGAAGCCCAGCCGCACGCCTTCGGGCCAGGCCCGGGTGATGGCGGGCGCCACGGCGACCGTGTGATATCCGGCATCCTGCGCGAACTGCCACAGGGTGCGGCGCGGGCTGGCCACCAGGGCCGCATGGCGCGACAGGTCGTTTACCGTCAGGCCGGATGCCAGGGTCGCATGGGCAAGCCAGCTTTGCCCGCCCTCGATCGGCGATTGCAGCCAGAGCGTGCCTGCGGCCAGCCCGGCTGCCGACAATGCGGATCCGGCCCGCCGCAGGGTGGCGGTGTGCGTGGGGGCATAGAGCGGATTGTCGAAACTGCTGCGCGCGTAGCTTTCGACAAAGACGATGCGCAGCTCGCGCCCGCCGAGCCGGTCCAGAACGCCGGTGCGGGCAGCCCAGGGATCGCTGAGCGCGGCCTGCCGGAAGGCACGCAGGTCGGCAGCGGCGCGGCGGGCGTAAAGCGCATGTTCCACCCCGCTGCGCAGCGTGAAGGCGGCGCCCGGGGGGCGCTGCGGCAAGGTCCACAGCCGCATCGCCTGCCCCGCCTCGGCCAGCGCGACCACCCCGGCCAGCGCCGCCCCGATCCCCGCCGCCCGGGCCGCGGCACCGGGCAGCGACACGCGCGACCACAGGCGCAGCGACGCCCAGAGCAGCGCCACGAGGGCGGCAAGCCCCGCCGCCACCCCCGCCAGCAAAAGCGCGGCCGGACCGCCGCCCAGCATGCCGCGGGCAAGGTTCCATCCGGCGCCGACCAGCGGCCAGTCCGCCATTGGGTTCGACCGCCGGTCATAGGCCAGATGGGTGGCAATGTCGGCCGCCTTGAGCAGGGTCAGGACCACCAGAACCGCCGTCAGCACGATGCAGGCGATGCGGGCCGGCCGCCCCGGCGGCAGCGCCAGCAGCAGCAGCAGGATGACGGGCAGTTCCAGCGGGAACAGGAGCAGCGCGCGCAGCGTCAGGGCACCCGGGTGGTTGGGCAGGATCAGCACCAGATGCAGGAACACCGCCGCAGCGGCCAGTCGCGGCAGGATCATCCCGCCCGCGCCCGCAGCCACAACAGATCGCGCCCGAATGACCAGATGAGCAGCCCCGTCGCGCCGGCCCCGAGGGCGGTGGACAGGGGCGGCACCACCGGCGGGGCGATCAGCGCGGTCAGCACGGCGATCTGGATCACGCAGACCGTCTTGCGCGACCGGCGTTCGGGCAGCGCCCCGCCGAGCCAGGGCCAGACCGGCATCGCCGCCACCCAGCCATAGCGCATCATGCCGAGCGCCAGCACCCAGACCCCCGCCTTGCCCGAGACCAGGGCCAGCACCGCCAGCACCGCCGCCATCAGCGCGTCCGTCTCCATGTCGAAGCGTGCGCCGAAGGCTGTCGCCTCGCCCCGGCGCCGCGCGAGCCAGCCGTCGACCCCGTCGAGCGCCAGCGCCCCGAGCGCAAGCGCGACGAGCGCCCAGCCCGCCGCCTCGCGCCCCGACAATCCGCCGGGCATCAGGATCGGGGCGAGCATCAGGCAGGCGACGGCGGCGCGGCCGAGCGTGACGGCATTCGCCGCGCCAAGGTGCCGGGCCGATGCGGCCCGGGACAGGCTCCGCGCCACAAGGGCGGCGATCGTCAGAAAGGCCAGGGGCGGCGCAACGAGCGGCAGGCCGGTGCCGCCCGAGACCGCCCATCCGCCAAGCGCCAGAAGCCCGGCCCCGGCAAGGGACAGGGCGGTCAGCGATGCCGGTGGGGACGGGGCGGGCCTGATCATGACCGGTTGATGAAGGATGCAGAGGTTTCGCTTGTCAATCGGCGGGGGGACCGTGCTAGATCACGAGATGCCGCTTGCCCGAGGCCGTGCCATGCCCGCCGCCGCCTACCATCCTGCATCCCGCGCCCTGCACTGGCTGACCGTCCTTCTTGTTCTGTCGACGATCCCGGTCGGTGCGCTGATGGTGCAGGAAGGCTGGCCCCGCGCGGTGCAGGACCCGATGTACATCTGGCACAAGAACGTCGGCGTGGTGATCCTGCTGGTCGTGCTGGCGCGGCTGGTGCTGCGCTGGCGCCATCCGCCGCCGCCGCTGCCCGCCAGCGTGCCGCCGGTCCAGGCCCGGGTGGCCGAGGCGGTGCACGGGCTGCTGTATCTGCTGCTGGTCGTGATGGCCGTGTCGGGCTACGTGCGGGTCGTCGCCGGGGGCTTTCCGCTGGAGTCGCTCGACGCCCTGGGGGTTCCGCGCATCGTGCCCCGCTCGGACGCGCTCGCCGGAACGGCGAAGGCGATCCACTGGTGGGTGCGCATCCCGCTGGTGCTGCTGATCCTGGCCCATGTCGGTGCGGCGGCCTTCCACGGCATCGTCCGGCGCGACGGGGTGTTCTCGCGGATGTGGCCGCAGCGCGGGGAATAGCCCGCTCATCCGTTGAACTTGTTGTTTCTGGGGAAGCCTCTTGGTGCCATTTTTCCTGGGGTTGCGCGTTTTGCGGTCCATTCCCGGAGGTTTGTTTCGGTTCTGGATCGTCCTGCGGGGTCTTTCCATGCGAGGCCGTGGTCGAGGGTGAGGGTGGTGGCGTCGGCGAGGCCGCCGTCCTTGTACTTCTGGAGCCGGACGCCCTTTCCGCGGGCCATTTCGGGGAGGTCGGCGAGGGGGAAGACGAGCATCTTGCGGTTTTCGCCGATGACGGCGACATGGTCGCCGGCGACGCGGCGGCAGAGGGCGAGGCGGGCGCCGGGGGCGAGGGTGACCACGGCCTTTCCGGCGCGGGTCTGGGCCAGCACCTCGTCGGCGGGCACCACGAAGCCGTCGCCGGCGTCGGAGGCGACGAGCAGCCGCTCGCCGGGGCGGTGGATCAGCATCTCGACGATCTCGGCCTCGTTCGGCAGGTCGACCATCAGGCGCAGCGGCTCGCCCATGCCGCGCCCGCCGGGCAGGCTGCCGGCGCCCAGCGTGTAGAACCGCCCGTTCGAGCCGGCCACCAGGATGCGGTCGGTGGTCTCGGCATGGAAGACGAAGCGCGGCCCGTCGCCATCCTTGAACTTCAGCTCGAGGTCGAGCGGCTGGTGCCCCTTCATCGCCCGCACCCAGCCCATGCGCGAGCAGATCACGGTGACCGGCTCGCGCTCGATCAGCGCCTCGGGCGCGACCTCGGGCGTCCCGCCCGCCTCGGCCAGGGTGGTGCGCCGCGCGCCGCCCGGGGCGCTGCGGCCGAAGCGCGCCTGGGTCCCGGCCAGTTCCCCGGCGATGCGCGCCCATTGCTGCGCCGGGTCGGCGACGAGCGCGGCCAGCCCCGCGCGTTCGGCCCGCAGCGCGTCGCGCTCGGCCAGCAGCTCCATCTCCTCCAGCCGCCGCAGCGCGCGCAGCCGCATGTTCAGGATCGCCTCGACCTGGACCTCGCCCAGCTCGCCCGGCCCCGGCCCCGGGCTGCGGTAATCGGCCTCCGAGGTGGCGCGGCGATGCCTCCGCCCCCAGGTCTCGCGCATCAGCGCGGCCTTCGGATCGGCGTCGTAGCGGATGATGTCGATCACCCGGTCGAGGTTCAGGTAGGTGACCAGCAGGCCCGCGAGGATCTCCATCCGGTGGTCGATCCGCTCCAGCCGGTGGCGGCTGCGGCGCAGGAGCACCGCGCGGCGGTGGTCGAGGAAGGCGCGCAGCACCTCCTTCAGCGAACAGACCTTCGGCACCCGCCCGTCGATCAGCACGTTCATGTTCAGGCTGAAGCGGATCTCGAGGTCCGAGCTGCGCCACAG
Encoded here:
- a CDS encoding cytochrome b/b6 domain-containing protein, which gives rise to MPAAAYHPASRALHWLTVLLVLSTIPVGALMVQEGWPRAVQDPMYIWHKNVGVVILLVVLARLVLRWRHPPPPLPASVPPVQARVAEAVHGLLYLLLVVMAVSGYVRVVAGGFPLESLDALGVPRIVPRSDALAGTAKAIHWWVRIPLVLLILAHVGAAAFHGIVRRDGVFSRMWPQRGE
- a CDS encoding ABC transporter substrate-binding protein → MTSLLTRRRLMSVATAAFGAGALVRPARAETRVALQLSWLHSVQFGGSYIAADRGYWREAGLEVALNPGGPNAPVEPPVVSGQALVGISAADYTAAAVAQGAPFRIIGVAMQKNPFAIASLPVNPVRSPADLPGKRIGMALANMPVLTALCTLNGIDVNSIAVVPTLYDAAPLISGEVDCLLCWATDLPVAMTQRGIANEVMLMADHGYALHSQTYIATDDSLANRRADLVALMRGELRGWTDYRADPAAAAALTVALHPDQGLDLPTQELQAARQVPLMFSDLTDAMGFGWFTDETVAANIQTLALLGHAVTPDLWDRSILEEVRGA
- a CDS encoding ABC transporter ATP-binding protein, coding for MRSRLTCGTARSSKRCGVPDHPAPPEVRISDLSMAWGQGQGRVQALSPLTLSFAAGRTTALVGPSGCGKSTLLRLIAGLDVPTTGTVAIGDETPAQVTTRAGLAVAFQDAALLPWRTVRGNVALALTLSRRAPDPQAVDRLIHLVGLQGWEDRRPAELSGGMRQRAAIARCLATAPGLLLLDEPFGAVDELTRLRLNEDLPKLWETRGTTTLLVTHSVAEAVLLSDRVIVFSARPARVVADIAIDLPRPRARDLTRTPGFHDLVDRVSAALWDGAAGDRPLAAE
- a CDS encoding ABC transporter permease subunit; translation: MTARAIAAAAAGGLATLVLWETAARAFAGLAMIAGPVEVAGWLSSHAGLVVRATAITLQNAALGFVAGNLVAVALAALCLAVPRVERLVGVLALLVFCLPLVATGPILRALWGTGAGPQVTLAALAVYYTTFLALMVGLRAAPAAWFDLVRSYGGGRLDELWRIRAAAALPYLVAGLQIATPAAVLGAMVGEFTGAERGLGVLTIRAMREIDVAGLWAVAAVAAGLSVAAYAAVGAAGARLAVAPPALLMAPPPAHAAASGAARALRGMLGLAIAAVAAVALWHAAMELAGLHPFFAKRPADVWAWLVTAPGAAAHRATLAAAWAQTMVLTVPGYLAGLALGAGLALAIAARPGVGAVAMPLAIALRAVPILTTAPLIVLALGRGAVGTIAIVATMIFFPTLVACLSGLSRVPPPLRDLLASYAARPLHRLWLVQVPAMLPAFFAAARMALPAAILAATTAEWLATGIGMGGLMALTPSTSGWTQMWAAVAVMALTAAVGYAAVGRVERRVLLRFAPEQLHR
- a CDS encoding DNA topoisomerase IV subunit A — protein: MPAPPDSPPPDTPGPDSPPPDTPGPDTPGPDRSGAAPADLAEPLRRAIGERYLTYALSTIMHRALPDARDGLKPVHRRILHAMRELRLSPAGGFRKSAKISGDVMGNYHPHGDAAIYDAMARLAQDFNLRYPLVDGQGNFGNIDGDNPAASRYTEARLTAIAETLMEGLAEDAVDFRPNYDGTLEEPVVMPGAFPNLLANGASGIAVGMATNIPPHNLHELVDACLALIRDPEIADDALADLVPGPDFPTGGVLVEPPESIREAYRTGRGAFRLRARWHVEDLGRGAWQVVITEIPYQVAKSRLIERLAELIVTRKVPLLADVRDESAEDLRIVLEPRARTVDPEMLMGLLWRSSDLEIRFSLNMNVLIDGRVPKVCSLKEVLRAFLDHRRAVLLRRSRHRLERIDHRMEILAGLLVTYLNLDRVIDIIRYDADPKAALMRETWGRRHRRATSEADYRSPGPGPGELGEVQVEAILNMRLRALRRLEEMELLAERDALRAERAGLAALVADPAQQWARIAGELAGTQARFGRSAPGGARRTTLAEAGGTPEVAPEALIEREPVTVICSRMGWVRAMKGHQPLDLELKFKDGDGPRFVFHAETTDRILVAGSNGRFYTLGAGSLPGGRGMGEPLRLMVDLPNEAEIVEMLIHRPGERLLVASDAGDGFVVPADEVLAQTRAGKAVVTLAPGARLALCRRVAGDHVAVIGENRKMLVFPLADLPEMARGKGVRLQKYKDGGLADATTLTLDHGLAWKDPAGRSRTETNLREWTAKRATPGKMAPRGFPRNNKFNG
- a CDS encoding CDP-alcohol phosphatidyltransferase family protein — encoded protein: MIRPAPSPPASLTALSLAGAGLLALGGWAVSGGTGLPLVAPPLAFLTIAALVARSLSRAASARHLGAANAVTLGRAAVACLMLAPILMPGGLSGREAAGWALVALALGALALDGVDGWLARRRGEATAFGARFDMETDALMAAVLAVLALVSGKAGVWVLALGMMRYGWVAAMPVWPWLGGALPERRSRKTVCVIQIAVLTALIAPPVVPPLSTALGAGATGLLIWSFGRDLLWLRARAG
- a CDS encoding sulfatase-like hydrolase/transferase, giving the protein MPRLAAAAVFLHLVLILPNHPGALTLRALLLFPLELPVILLLLLALPPGRPARIACIVLTAVLVVLTLLKAADIATHLAYDRRSNPMADWPLVGAGWNLARGMLGGGPAALLLAGVAAGLAALVALLWASLRLWSRVSLPGAAARAAGIGAALAGVVALAEAGQAMRLWTLPQRPPGAAFTLRSGVEHALYARRAAADLRAFRQAALSDPWAARTGVLDRLGGRELRIVFVESYARSSFDNPLYAPTHTATLRRAGSALSAAGLAAGTLWLQSPIEGGQSWLAHATLASGLTVNDLSRHAALVASPRRTLWQFAQDAGYHTVAVAPAITRAWPEGVRLGFDTLLDRDAMGYRGLPFNWVTMPDQFTLARWPDRLPPDPRPVFAQVALISSHAPWVPVPRLIPWDAVGDGTEFDAMAAGDPPEVVWRDPDRIRDQYRQSLDYALSAALADAARQGGADAPLILILGDHPPAAFVSQTGSPDVPLHVIGPPEALAPLAGWGLTPGLIPGPDTPRWPMADFRDRFLAAFTTP